AACTTTGCCCGCCACTTGAAAATGTCAGACCACCAATAAGGATTCTCTTAAACGTGTTCCTGAATCTCGTATACGCATAGAGCACATAATAGGTATCTGAAACGTGGGTATAATATGACCTCATCGAGGGATTACATCAGTGTTTCCCAACCTTTTTTGTGCTACGTCCCGCCTAAGTTTCTCTAAAATGCTTATGCCCCTCCCCCTAATCTATACAtaagtttgaatatttaaaaatggaagtGTTCACTACAGAAACTTAAATGATAGATtctagacaaaaaaaaaaaatcactagGAAATTAGAGCAAACATAAtaagtaaattttcaaaacatataAGGGAGAACTGAAATTCATTGTAAACTTTACATCGTATATCATTGTGAGCGCTTAGGAGTATAGGAGTGTCTATAGGTGCACTCGGAATACGATTAACGAATGCAGCCACATTGCTTTTAATGGAGAGAAGTATACGCGCAGaggttttcttaaaaataaatccacaACTCGATACCAATTAACTTTGATATCAATGACCAGAACCAAATCAAATATCGCGACACGCGATTTATGACTCACCCCGAACATCCACCCTTCCTATTGCTGTTTTCGACATTCAcatctatatttatttctctttgtaCCCTTCCTCTCCATTTCGTCCTCCTTTATCCCGTACCAACAGGTCCTccccacccccccccctctccgATGGactaataaatacataaataaaccaTGGTGCGTGCTTTTTTTCATCGTTAACGAATTCTTTTGATCACAATCGCAGAAAGCATTCTCCCAGCGAAACTTTCGAccatttcgaattttatttttttttatccacgTCACGGCCAAACCCTGAACGGTCAAACGAGAACGATACAGCCGACAATCGATCCTCGCCCGCCGGTTGGCCGACGATCGATGAATACACCTAACTGTCCCACGAAACGCGAATAGAAACGAACGGACACGACAATAGGCCGTGAATTCCGTCGGTCGATCTGGCGACACGACGAATCTACATTCCCATTTATATGGAAATTACGAAATCACGCTTTTGTCCGATCAATTAgcaacgatcgatcgacggaAGGCACCTGGCCGGGCGCATATTATTTGCGCGTCTCGAAGCCAGAATTTCGCGAACGTCGCGTGGACGTTCGGAATAAGCCACTTGCGCAATATGCTGACGCGATCCATCAATATCAGCGACGCGAGACCGGAATCACAAAGCCATCGTACGTTGGGTCGAAAGCCCAAAATGCTGGCCAAAACTGGAATAATAAAGTTCTGGAAATGGAACGTTTTTGGGGTGTTATACGAGACTGACGAGTTCTCGGTAAAGTCACGAGGGAATTACTGCCGATTATTGCTATCAAACACGtccgaaagaagaaaatgaattgtgAATGTGAACGATATAAACTATGCCTAAAGAAGAAAGACGCAAATGGATCTGTGTGCCCTTAATTCATTTGCATCATTAGCGCATATTGTCTGGTAACTATCACCAGAGCGCATACATGCGCGCAATTtacttggaaattaaattcaaataaaatattaatgataagaacgaattttccacttttccataTAATGCAAATGGGTTAACGATACATTTATGTTTTCAGCGATGTTATACCCTACCCAACCCTCTCATAAAGGGTCATTAATACCTGCTCCAATTCGCAGTCATGCCTTTATCTAATCTAAATTTCAAGAGCGTTACTTAAGCTGACTATCAATATTTTGTTCCTAAAAACAGACACTTTTCAAACAAGATTGATAGTCCTAAGGTTCGACGACCTATTAGGTGTCCCATATCGGTTTCCAAATACGTTTCGAACTCGATAACTCAAGTGCACATTTGAACAAGCTTCCTTTTGCTAGATTAACAGCTTAATTCTCCCTCTAGGTTCCACAGGAAATTGTTCTTGCTTCATTTCATTCTGAATAATCTAAAAGAAACaagtaaacgaaatttaaactcggttggaaaaaaataataaaagttacaaaagaATATCAGACACAGGTTTGATTTTACTCTGTCCTCGTCACTAGTGgagtacaataaaataacCAACAATTAACTTTGGATATACTCtcataacaataataataataattcaacagAATGCAGCGTCCTgctcaaaagaaaataattaatctcgCAGTGGATTAAATCAGCGTTTAATGCGAAACGAGGTTCCCGAAAGCTTAGCAGGTGTGAATCCGTCGTGTAGAACAAACGTGGATACACGTGTCGATAGTCGATAGCTGCGAAACCACGCTGAAGGATATTTTAGCGCGAATGTGCCAAAGGGACTCCCGCGCGCTCCTCGTTTGCATTAATTATCAATCGCTAAAAAGCTGTCTCGTCGTTTAACAAATCCGACGCGCATTGTCTAACATGATTAATCGTGCACGTACGCAACAAAAGCTGATTCAACGGTACACGGTCCGGTAGCATAAGCGTGATAAACGATACGCTGGATTACAATGAATCTGCGCATCGTATTTTCGTCCAAAATAACGGATCGACgagaaagggaaaaaattaaatatcaatggAGAGGCTCGCATATGGgaagattaattaaacaatgtcTCGAGGCGAGCACATTTGTTAGGCTTTAACGACTAGCTTTAAGTTACTTTTAGAGATACTACGAATATCATAGTTCGATGTAGTAAACTGATTATACGTAGAGCAGAATAATTTCATCTCGagcaagaaataattatattacattacattaacgaattacagaaaatatcaGAGTCGGGAATGTTCATGTCCGTGTGTgaagtgaattttattttttttattattttatatttttatttattttatataaatgtataattacacattttgttgtatttacGTATATTCATTACATAAACTCGTGTGCATGACACGACATTTTCCCTTGTCTAAAGCCCTGCCGTGGCATGTAAAGAAATCAGGCAAATACATAGTACTTATACGTATCGGCATTATTATAGTTTTCAAACGAACTATACTTTCCTGGCTTGCATCAGCAAGTGCGATACCAGGGGTATGTTACGTCAACTGTATCGGAAGCACCGGGCTTCTCGTGCAGTTGCAATCGACTTTGTAAGTTTTGTTACACGGGAAATTTGCGAGTATTAATAAACGTTAATAGTACAGTAAGTATACTCTAGAATTGtagaaactaaaaaaatagattctgAAAGTTAGggatcaaagaaaataaagttaagtaaaattcatgaaattcgatgaaattacaaaaatgaataccactataaatgtttcattacgtaGTGTCCAATAgactaaataatattcaatcttAGCAGAAATTTACAAGAACATTTGTCTGGCAGTTAACGTGTTACTAAATTATGATGCAGGATTTCCGCCTTATCATGAAACCtgcttaaatataaatttatcttgTATTTTTGTCTGGATCATAAAGGTAAATTAAATCTCCATGTATTCTTGGAAAAATCTCATTTTATTCGACAAGAGATAACTCTAGATCCTTCgcaatttgaatataaaatggaaattaatgaatGTAGCTGCCCCGTGGCGCTTCTGAAATGTGTAATCTCTCTGATAAGTACGATAAAAATCCTTATCTCATTTTTCGCCATGTAAGCTCCTTTagcgaaaaagaaatacttgaaATTCCAGGCAGACTActaataatttcttcaattaaaagtaacgTTCGTAGTGTAGAATAATTGCCATAGAATGGATAGTAAAAGGTGTAAACAAACGCAATTAGTgtcgaatttttataaatcgtTAATGTGCACTTAGAGCCATTAATCGATAATATAATACCGGATATTTACGTTATTTGTTAGCTTTGATAGGTTTCTTTTTGGTAAACTAAAAGAATGATTTCATAACAGGCAATATAAGTTTTATTAGAccatattgtaaaaataaaatctcgtCACTAGAAAGAATTTATCTTCCAGGCACCCATGCTCAAGGTCTAATCTAATCTCGTCAACTTTATCAACCTGTATCTACGATCTAGCAAACGAAACACTTCTCGTTTTCGACGTGCTTCAAAAACTTACTCCGCGGAGTACCTGCCCGTGGCTCGATAATCGGGATAGGTCGAAAAAGACagagaaaaaagagaacaCTGCTCAGTTACTCAACTAATTAGCCAATTTCGTTGCTCCCGCGTTCGCGAGGACCCTCGCGACCGTTAGCCCGCTTAAAAGTAAACGGATAATCCTCCAGACGGAAAAAAACTCGAAACCGCTTCCACTTTATCAGTTACTTATGTAAATTTGCCCACCAAACGTCgctatgtacatatatttggAGCAAGGTAAGGTCTGGGCTGCTTCTCCGCTCAAAAATGACGCATTTTAGCGCGACGATAGAGACACTGGCAATACTCGTTGCGGTGTCGCAAAATATCGAGCATTAGACCAGTGTTTCGCAGACTATTTTTCCCAGGAGTGgagtagaatttaattctcaCATTCTTTCATTGCACTTTAAAAGTTGAAACTTTTCTAGCCATTCTTAAGGATGTATGGAAGGTACAATGGGAGACAAatgtatatgaaattgtttttcatgtcaagtttctaatttaacacgaatttttttgtttccatttaatttcagaatgaaattcttaatattttttatcattaataaaaaaacttttggcattgaaaatatcttgaattcaactttaaacaataaaaatacagagacTGTGTAAAATGATGTATGGACGAATAGAATATAAGATTAGTATGGAAGAAAGGGTAAAGAATCTATGATGGTTGAGAGTagacatacgaccgcaaaggattaataaatgaagaatatcaatgtatgtatacataaacaaacatctaaatttgaaatttaaggtgaaaaaatatattatttttgtataactaGCAAAACACCTAGGCTTATAGATGTTTAAATATTCgcataaaatatcgtaaatattaACGCACCGAAGATTGCTAGAATTGCAACCGAGGACGTTATGTAACGTACCTTGGTCATGGCTACAATTATGCCAAATATGTAATTAGTCAACCGGCGACAACATGAAAGAGAACACTGCGATACCTGTCTACGGCACGGCCTATTAGGCTAGAATCTCTGCAAAATTAAGCATATTTGCCGAAATTCCTGTTCCTTTGTACTCCCTCTGTACACCGCGTCCGCCAATGACACTAATTAATTCAGGGTCAGAGAGAGTCGAGCAAACATTTGCCGACACATCCGCGTGTCTCAATCGTCCTCGATCCAAGCGACGCAAAAGccaaaaaaatgtaacaaaaactAGAAAAACACTACATTTCACATTAGTGACAACTCATGAGTAAACTTGTGTTCGAAACCCAGGgcaatataaaacaattttatagttatatatgagatatatacatatataaaatatttaatttaaattcgttatgttggtaaaatataaataaagtttcttaGAGTTTATTtggattgttttaatttcacattcaatCAAGAGATAATAGCCGTTGACATGAAGTCGCTTCTGTCTAAATTGCCGATTGCATCACATTGCAACAATGTGTTAAGAGTAGATACTAAAGATCCATTACATCTTATCACTGTTACGCTTATCTATAATCTAAAATCACTTTGAAACTATGAAATTTCGTTCTTCTTAGatgtttttcgaaattttgatattagATTCGTAATCTGAGCACTCGAAAGCCCTTGTATGCCAAGTTTCACGCAAACCTAAAGACTAGTTTTAGTTTAAGCTCCGTTTCGGAGCGTTCCGCCTCGTTGCGCGTTGGACAAGCGACACGTCGTgaaacgacgcgacggaaAACCAATGGAAAACAGCTCCAATCGGTATCCCCGGCTAATTCTCAGGGCAGAGAGCACGGATCGAAAAAGCGGGGTGCTCGTTACTCGGTGCAGCGTGCGGCCGTGACGTGCGACATTAATCGCCGCCACGTGCTACGTATTTGTCTTCGGGTAGAGTTTCGGGAACAAGCCGCATTTGCCCGCGTCCGTTCGCACGCTGGAACTTCGAGGGCAATTTAACCCGAAATCTTAACGAGACTCCGGTCATTTGCGCGATCCACGCCAACAGAAATCCCCTCAAAAAGGTATAAAAATGGCATCGCGAAAATCTCGCCATTTTTCATGATAAAAATAGCGCTTTTCTTGACTTGAAAAGCTTAGAGTATCCGTTAGGCTGAAATTGAATCCtgaatttctattattgttGCTTCGTATAGCTCATGGACcgagtgtagagaaatcttttCCATATAAATATGCAAGTTATCCAATTGACATGGTCTCAACCTTTCGATTGCTGTGCTCGAGTATACACAAGTGCGAGTAACGATACTACACCGCTCGAgttaaagaaaacaacaaGCACTCACactacacatttttatatatatgtctCTAGGCATAATTATtgagaaaatatgaaattaattcagcGTAGAAGCTTTTTCTACCGCTGATTAATTCAGCAATGAAAAGGTTAAATACGCCCCACTCCGTACATTCTGTTGCGAAGTATGTAGCAATACTGTGCAATTACTGATTATCCTAACTACTGTAAGCATAAAGCAATCGCTGTAACTCTGGTATCAAATCAGGTGTTTTCATTTACTCCCAGAAACCTACATTTAAGTCCTACCATGTTCTTTTCATTCATCGACGAGTCAGCGTTAATTTCGAAAACTCCGAGTCGTTAGTTTCTGTGGTTACGTTTGATGACTGGCGACGGAAACATTAACAACCGCGGCACGCGAGAATCCTGCGTTGATAAGCATGTTTTTTTCGACGTCACCTTGTACAGTGGAAATCCCGCGAGAAATAAGAACGACGTCAAAAGTGCAATACCTCGTAAACAGTTGATTCCCACCGTGGGATACCGGTATCGATAGATCCGCGACTCGTAGAAACCAATTAGTTATGAAAATACGAGAATGGTCAGGAGCGAGACCAGTTTGACGAGTGAGAGGCCAGAAATGGTATTACGAGGGAATAAAGGATCTCTTCTGGTGCTCGGATGAAGACGCCATCGTGAAACGAATTGGTGGCGGTAAAACGCCGCGAGTTGAATTCTACCGCATAACGTGTAACCGTGCAATATTTAACGTAATATTCCGTAATTCCATGCAAATTCTACGAAGTGATTGTGTTGTTGGACTTGCAACGAACTAAATGAAATTCGGTGTTCGGTAAACAGTGTAATGTCGCAATTAGGTTATTAAACATGAATTACAGAAATCATATCGCGCTGTTGAATGCGCTccgaatatttcattttaccaGGACCAGACGCTAGGTAGTACGTTGAGATTGCACACGTGTATAGTGATGGTGTGATACTACTATAGCGACGATGTAATACTGATATGATATTGTACGAGTATGCTACTAGTACCTAGTGCGATATTAGTATTATACTCGTGGAAGATGGTAGAATAATATTGAAGTGGTTCTAATATTACTAGGATTTGATTGCACCGGTATAGTCCTACTATATCACTATTTtggtaattatatataattactaTAGCACTGAAATGTTCGTAGCATATTATTcctataataatagtaatagtaatacaGTACcgatgcaataaaaaaatcacaCCAGTATAGTACTATTATACTACTATGTCATTGCTATAGTATCCACAGCAATATACTATCCCATCAGTCCTAGAACAGCCCTGCTACAGTATGTCAACCTAACTGGTACAGTAATTTAGTTTAATGCTCTCCTATTTGATAAAGTCCTGCTATGGTATCactatattattgttatagtATCGATATATTAGCAAATTGATACCGTTACGGTTATAGTACAGCATATTAGCAGAAAGCTAAATGATCGTCGGTTGTCCTGCACTAACATACCGCCACGTATGGCGAAACGAGAGGAATTACGAGCGAATGAGAATCTGTTTTCCTACATGATACGCGCGCAAAGTTTCAGCCGTAAAGCAAACTGCCACCACTGAAAACACTGTAGGTGCGTTAAATCACGAGAGATAAACCGGTCGTGGTTGTTCGACGTTGGTCGCAATTTCAAACTCGGTTTTATTAGTTGAAACTCCTAACCAACAATATCAAAACAACAAGAATAATATGGCATATCCGCGTCGAAATCTCTGCAAGCCCCTCGTCAAACGTTATCAAAAATTTAACGACATTCATAACTCGAATATACGAGCCACCAtaccaaattttataattttctgatAAGCCACTCCAGAGATGTAAAACAAGAGGCATGAATACTGTTTGCGCGCGAGAAGAGTGCATCTGacgtgaatttatttctgcAGCACTTACGCGTGGTGATtgctttccttctttttcaataCAAGTGGATCTGATTAATATTAGAGACAAACATGCGCTTAAAgatttaatttgtattgtttaatTACGATTTATCACTGGAAAATCGTAGTGAATATAATTGCGAATGACGTGCCAAGGTTGAGGAATAATATTCGAAAGGAAAACGATAGATGACATTGTAACAACAATACACATtgtatttcgaaaatatctaaatttaaatgccGCGTTTAAATTACCGTGTGCCTCGACCGATTACCTCGACACTCGTTTCCTACCTTTCTGTTTCTTTGcacgaaaacaaatattcaaacgaTAACGGATCTATCCAATATGcatattatgtacatatttaatttatgtactttttcgcatcttcttcctttttatgGTTCTCACTGCCCGTTATCGTTCGGAGCGTCGTGTttgtcggtaattttttaaacgatcagTATGATTCTAAATCTCGAAAGCAACGCATGGATCACTCTAGACGAAATTAAAGTTAATATGAAAGTTAATCTCATTTCTTTATCAAATGAAATCCGTGTCAGCTAATTGTATCCTCAACACATTGTCTGGAGCGGATTTGTCTAGAAAACAATACCGTGGATACGAAGGAACTAGAATTAATCTATAGCGTTAAATCATGTAATGAGAAAAACGGCCCTccgtaatattaaaaaagtgaTGAAATCTACGGGCGTCGCCAGAAACATTCTTCTCGCGCGCGAATAGTGCACGTATCCATGCATATAGAATccctttaaaaattaaataccaaTGACTCATACAAAACTTTCCGCTCCAAATTTTACCTTGTTTCCTAAGCCACTCCTATATACAAGTTTCCACTTCAAATTCCACAATATTTGCTAAACTGCTCACTTGATATCAAGCAAAAGACTAACATATGTACAGAATTTTAGACATTCTAACAGTTCCTAAACAATTCTTATTGAACTCAAAGCACTAAACTAGAACTAAAGAATAACACGAAAATCCTGGAGTACTCCAATTCCAGCGGCGATACTTTCCTCCTCTTAATAACAACCGGTTTCAAATTTTCACCGATACCAATACTTCTCCTCATCTCCGATAATAAAATCCGAGGAAGTAAAAAGTTTTCACGGAGCCAAATCAGCGCTAGAAGGAGCGCGTTTACTCAGAAGTGTCGTAACTTTCTACGAAACTTTTGCGTTTAAAGTTGACTAGAATCGTGAGCGAAACAACGTTCAACGTTACGCGACGTTCACGTTCTTGACAAACAAACGACGTATCGCGAACGATCGCGAGCAAATAACGAGATATTTCAGCGTGTGCCCGCGGTATGCACCGAGGATCCGGTTTGACAGTTCGAGTTGACAGATTTGGACCGATGCTGGGAAATCGGCGGGAATCGCCTTGAAACGCACAGTCGGCCCGCTAGTTGTTGTGTATAAAAAATCAGGGTTGCTCACCAGGTGAAGCACGGTGTTGACAACTTCCCGATTCGACACCTGTCCCACTTCGATCAGCCCGATCAGCACGGCGAATTTGAGGCTGTCGTTCATCGCCATCGCCACCACCTCCTCGGGCCGTTTAATGTCACTGAACGGTGGACTTTTCATGTCCGCCATCGCGACGTTAATCTAACCTGGCAACACGTTCTCCCCGCGAGGAGAATCTATGATAGTTTACACAAATACCGTCTTATGTACGAGAGCTTTTCCCCGTCACATGATAATACAACACAAATTGATCTGCCATGTTAGAAAGTAGACACTGTTATGAGGAGCCTGCCAGCGAGGCAGCGCGAAAGACCCTAGCGTCGCGCTCGCAGTACCGCCATTAACTGAGTCGCTAAGTTCCCAACACCGACCGCCGCGCTGCGTGGGTGGACGTAGCGGGGTTTACGAATAAGGGTATTCGATCCTTTCCTCGAGGGCTTGAAACTTTAGtagagaaatataaaacagatgAAATTTTTGAGCACATGTATACTGAAAAATTGGAGTAAGTTTGTTTATAGAGGTGCGAAGTCGTATAACGTAGTAGACCAAtcggtagagaattaaaacagcgtttttgtgacaaaatagtaacagcaaaccgactgtgcagttacataaaagcggatgcgtagattaataggcatatgtttttcactctcaactctgttccgttttcttgttatttacaatttaatgctaagaaatcgtgatttttgtcgttttttgcttataaattttaaactaatgcagcaatatcaatGCTCCAATCAGATAAAATGCCGCTGCGGCCCCCACCACTCGACCGCGATTGAGCGTTCGGCCGTGTTTAGTCAACTTTACAAGGGCTTTTCTCGTACTTCAACACATTTCATCGAAAAACTAGAATATACGTTTTATAGTACACGACGTAAACTAttcaaatctgttttaaaaataaaaatcggtcTTACGATAACGCATACAGGTCCGATGGAAAAAAGCGcactgaaaaattcagattgcGATTGTGAGAAAACCATCTATCCGACAATCTCCGCTTTTTGCATACATAAAGAACATATCAATCGCTACTTGTTCCCAAAAGGCCAGCGcctcattttaaaaaatgacggagatacgaatttttgaaaaaacatcgaattttccggttttccagatttttctccgttcatcattatccgatcgagacgttcgaggtctcattctgtaggtattttcatcGCCTACATTTTAT
This portion of the Hylaeus volcanicus isolate JK05 chromosome 4, UHH_iyHylVolc1.0_haploid, whole genome shotgun sequence genome encodes:
- the LOC128875101 gene encoding neurobeachin-like isoform X3 translates to MADMKSPPFSDIKRPEEVVAMAMNDSLKFAVLIGLIEVGQVSNREVVNTVLHLIIQNEMKQEQFPVEPRGRIKLLI
- the LOC128875101 gene encoding neurobeachin-like isoform X2, with amino-acid sequence MADMKSPPFSDIKRPEEVVAMAMNDSLKFAVLIGLIEVGQVSNREVVNTVLHLVLANGGSVSLYNEKIAVELSCKHNGETGEMRDALG
- the LOC128875101 gene encoding neurobeachin-like isoform X4, with product MADMKSPPFSDIKRPEEVVAMAMNDSLKFAVLIGLIEVGQVSNREVVNTVLHLVRINEGERMGSADAVHATRMW
- the LOC128875101 gene encoding neurobeachin-like isoform X1 — its product is MADMKSPPFSDIKRPEEVVAMAMNDSLKFAVLIGLIEVGQVSNREVVNTVLHLVRCARGIYLVSDPGPIGKSPVYLIIKFQDPGARFEASNARLPAVKHCENICEL